One part of the Tenacibaculum sp. 190130A14a genome encodes these proteins:
- the aceB gene encoding malate synthase A, which yields MSQDVLVKEIQSVNFQESPYKSILTRESKEFLVQLHDTFNQRRLQLLEERKIEQAYFDAGNYPSFPEETKAIREGDWVCAPLPEDLLDRRVEITGPVDRKMIINALNSGAKMFMADFEDSSSPSIQNMLDGQVNLRDAVNRTISFYNEAKGKSYELKEEVATLLVRPRGLHLNEKHLLIDGVEMSGSLVDFGLYFFHNIKELQKRGSATYFYLPKLEHYMEARWWNDVFVFAQNYLEVPQATIKATVLIETITASFQLDEIIYELKDHMAGLNCGRWDYIFSYIKKFRNHKNFFVPDRAQVTMQTPFMEAYSLKVIQACHKRGVHAMGGMAAQIPVKNNEEANELAFTKVKNGKEREVKNGHDGTWVAHPGMVPLATEVFDAYMRNKNQIDLKREDLVISEGDLVAMPEGTITERGIRENINVGILYIESWLRGYGAAALYNLMEDAATAEISRTQLWLWLHSNAMLEDGRTFTKGMYEQFKKEELKKIQRLVGEEQYTKGKFALAIELFDQIVLSEEFEEFLTTPAYKHL from the coding sequence ATGAGTCAAGATGTTTTAGTAAAAGAAATCCAAAGTGTAAATTTCCAAGAGTCCCCTTATAAAAGTATTTTGACAAGAGAATCTAAAGAGTTTCTTGTACAACTTCACGATACCTTTAACCAACGTAGGTTGCAATTATTAGAAGAAAGAAAAATAGAACAAGCCTATTTTGATGCAGGAAACTATCCGAGTTTTCCAGAAGAAACCAAAGCTATAAGAGAAGGAGATTGGGTTTGTGCGCCTTTACCAGAAGATTTATTAGATCGAAGAGTTGAAATTACAGGACCTGTAGATAGAAAGATGATCATTAATGCACTCAATTCTGGTGCTAAAATGTTTATGGCAGATTTTGAAGATAGTAGTTCACCTTCTATTCAAAATATGTTAGATGGTCAAGTAAACCTAAGAGATGCCGTAAATAGAACCATTTCTTTTTACAATGAGGCAAAAGGAAAATCATATGAGTTAAAAGAAGAGGTAGCAACCTTATTAGTACGTCCAAGAGGATTGCATTTAAATGAAAAACATTTACTAATTGACGGCGTAGAAATGTCGGGTTCATTGGTAGATTTCGGGTTGTATTTTTTCCATAACATCAAAGAATTACAAAAAAGAGGAAGTGCTACTTATTTTTATTTACCAAAACTAGAGCATTATATGGAAGCTCGTTGGTGGAATGATGTATTTGTATTTGCTCAAAACTATTTAGAAGTCCCTCAAGCTACCATTAAAGCAACGGTATTAATTGAAACCATTACGGCGAGTTTTCAGTTAGACGAGATTATTTATGAATTAAAAGATCATATGGCTGGTTTAAATTGTGGACGTTGGGATTATATCTTCTCGTATATCAAAAAATTTAGAAATCATAAAAACTTCTTTGTGCCAGACAGAGCGCAAGTAACCATGCAAACTCCATTTATGGAAGCCTATTCATTAAAAGTAATTCAAGCTTGTCATAAAAGAGGGGTGCATGCTATGGGTGGAATGGCAGCACAAATACCTGTTAAAAATAATGAAGAGGCGAATGAACTGGCTTTTACCAAAGTTAAAAACGGTAAAGAACGTGAAGTTAAAAACGGACATGATGGTACTTGGGTGGCACACCCTGGAATGGTGCCTTTGGCTACAGAAGTATTTGACGCTTATATGAGAAATAAGAATCAAATCGATTTAAAAAGAGAGGATCTTGTTATTTCTGAAGGAGATTTGGTCGCAATGCCTGAAGGAACGATTACCGAAAGAGGAATTAGAGAAAATATCAATGTTGGAATCTTATATATTGAATCTTGGTTGAGAGGTTATGGGGCAGCAGCATTGTATAATTTAATGGAAGATGCGGCAACAGCAGAAATCTCTAGAACACAATTATGGTTATGGTTGCATAGCAATGCGATGTTAGAAGATGGAAGAACTTTTACAAAAGGAATGTACGAACAGTTTAAAAAAGAAGAACTGAAAAAAATTCAAAGATTGGTAGGAGAAGAACAATATACAAAAGGAAAGTTTGCCTTGGCAATTGAGCTGTTCGACCAGATAGTATTATCAGAAGAGTTTGAAGAATTCTTAACTACACCAGCATATAAACACCTGTAA
- a CDS encoding acyl-CoA carboxylase subunit beta, whose protein sequence is MDLNFNKNEDHNKLLASELRQRLVKVKLGGGQKRIDKHHAKGKLTARERIEYLLDKDTKSIEIGAFAGEGMYKEHGGCPSGGVVVKIGYVSGKQCIVVANDATVKAGAWFPITGKKNLRAQEIAIENKLPIIYLVDSAGVYLPMQDEIFPDKEHFGRIFRNNAVMSSMGITQISAVMGSCVAGGAYLPIMSDEALIVDKTGSIFLAGSYLVKAAIGESIDNETLGGATTHCEVSGVTDYKAKDDKDALDTIKKLMDKIGDYDKAGYNRKEAFPPKEDQDEIFGILPKARNEQYDMMDIIHRLVDNSEFDEYKAGYGQTIITGYARIDGWAVGIVANQRKIVKSKGAKTKPSEMQFGGVIYNDSADKATRFIANCNQKKIPLVFLQDVTGFMVGSKSEHSGIIKDGAKMVNAVSNSVVPKFTIVIGNSYGAGNYAMCGKAYDPRLIAAWPSAELAVMSGASAAKVLLQIEMASLKARGEEITPEKETEMFNKIKSRYDEQISPYYAAARLWTDGIINPLDTRTWISLGIEAANHAPIEKPFNLGVLQV, encoded by the coding sequence ATGGATCTTAACTTCAATAAAAACGAAGACCACAATAAACTTTTAGCATCAGAATTACGTCAACGCCTAGTAAAAGTAAAATTAGGTGGTGGACAAAAACGTATTGATAAGCATCATGCTAAAGGAAAATTAACGGCAAGAGAACGTATTGAATATTTATTAGACAAGGATACCAAGTCTATTGAAATTGGTGCGTTTGCTGGTGAAGGAATGTATAAAGAGCATGGAGGATGTCCTTCTGGAGGTGTAGTTGTAAAAATTGGATATGTCAGCGGAAAGCAATGTATTGTAGTAGCGAATGATGCTACTGTAAAAGCTGGAGCTTGGTTTCCAATTACAGGAAAAAAGAATTTACGTGCGCAAGAGATTGCCATCGAAAATAAATTACCTATTATTTACTTAGTAGATTCTGCGGGAGTGTATTTACCTATGCAGGATGAAATTTTCCCAGACAAGGAGCATTTCGGACGTATTTTTAGAAACAACGCTGTTATGAGTAGTATGGGAATTACACAAATTTCTGCGGTAATGGGAAGTTGTGTTGCAGGAGGTGCTTACTTACCTATTATGAGTGATGAAGCACTTATTGTAGATAAAACAGGAAGTATCTTTTTAGCAGGTAGCTATTTAGTAAAAGCTGCTATTGGTGAAAGTATTGACAATGAAACTTTAGGAGGAGCTACCACCCACTGTGAGGTTTCTGGAGTAACTGATTATAAAGCGAAAGATGATAAGGATGCTTTAGACACCATTAAAAAATTAATGGATAAGATTGGTGACTATGACAAGGCGGGTTACAATCGTAAAGAGGCATTTCCTCCAAAGGAAGACCAAGATGAAATCTTTGGAATTTTACCAAAAGCTCGTAACGAGCAGTATGATATGATGGACATCATTCATCGTTTGGTAGATAATTCTGAATTTGATGAATATAAAGCTGGATACGGACAAACCATTATTACTGGATATGCTCGTATTGATGGTTGGGCGGTAGGTATTGTTGCCAACCAACGTAAGATTGTAAAATCGAAAGGAGCTAAAACAAAACCTAGCGAAATGCAGTTTGGTGGTGTGATTTACAACGATTCTGCTGATAAAGCAACCCGTTTTATTGCCAACTGTAACCAAAAGAAAATTCCGTTAGTATTCTTACAGGATGTAACTGGTTTTATGGTAGGAAGCAAGTCTGAACATAGTGGAATTATTAAAGATGGTGCTAAAATGGTAAATGCCGTGAGTAATTCTGTTGTACCAAAGTTTACGATTGTTATTGGTAACTCTTATGGTGCTGGTAATTATGCCATGTGTGGTAAAGCCTATGACCCTCGTTTAATTGCTGCTTGGCCAAGTGCTGAACTTGCTGTAATGAGTGGTGCTTCTGCTGCTAAAGTATTATTACAAATAGAAATGGCATCTTTAAAAGCAAGAGGTGAAGAAATTACTCCAGAGAAAGAAACGGAGATGTTTAATAAAATTAAATCTCGCTACGACGAACAAATTTCTCCATATTATGCAGCGGCTAGATTATGGACCGATGGTATTATCAACCCGTTAGATACCAGAACCTGGATTTCTTTAGGT
- a CDS encoding helix-turn-helix transcriptional regulator, with protein sequence MEEEYIRLIFGLKLKQIRTSKDLSLFGLSKLTGLSKSYLNEIEKGKKYPKTDKIVTLSEKLEVPYDHLVSLKLDKNLAPIGEILQSRVLKELPLELFGIKKNNLIDIIANAPAKVNAFISTIIKISQNYNLTRESFFLASLRSYQEAHNNYFENIEEDVINFAKAYHINLEKPITSKDLEEILIEEYGYTIDFEELQNHQNLSELRNIYIPNKKVLLVYNNISEAQKTFIYAKEIAYNYLSIRDRLFTFPWIKFDSFDQVLNNMIASYFAGALIIPKDSLIKKLSHFFSLTTWQPLQLHKIIKSYNCSDETFYQRLTNILPEHFNIKNLFFLRFTHKENTPHFRLTKEMHITQQQTPHANRNNEHYCRRWISINTIQELEQFPFKKSAYGIQISSYQNSKNEYLVLSAATSDPFKEHINRSVSLGLLLSPHLKKKLTFFKEDTFEKKTVGVTCETCGVVNCKERVAEPKVLMRQERNETIEKTVESIIKSYQ encoded by the coding sequence TTGGAAGAAGAATATATCAGACTCATATTTGGATTAAAACTGAAACAAATCAGAACGAGTAAAGACCTATCACTCTTTGGGTTATCTAAACTCACAGGACTTTCTAAGTCTTATTTAAATGAAATTGAGAAGGGAAAAAAGTATCCAAAAACCGATAAGATTGTGACACTCTCAGAGAAATTAGAGGTTCCTTATGATCATTTAGTGTCGTTAAAACTGGATAAAAACTTGGCTCCTATTGGTGAGATTTTACAATCTCGAGTATTAAAAGAGCTTCCCTTAGAGTTATTTGGTATTAAGAAAAACAACTTAATTGATATTATTGCCAATGCTCCGGCAAAGGTGAATGCCTTTATAAGTACCATTATTAAAATTTCGCAAAACTATAATCTTACGAGAGAAAGTTTCTTTTTGGCCTCTTTACGTTCGTACCAAGAAGCGCACAATAATTATTTTGAGAACATTGAAGAAGATGTAATCAATTTTGCCAAAGCCTACCATATCAATTTAGAGAAACCCATTACTTCTAAAGATTTGGAAGAAATACTTATAGAAGAATATGGATATACAATTGATTTTGAAGAATTACAAAACCATCAAAACCTATCTGAATTAAGAAACATCTATATTCCAAATAAAAAGGTATTATTGGTGTACAACAATATTTCAGAAGCACAAAAAACTTTTATCTACGCCAAAGAGATTGCTTATAATTATTTAAGTATTCGCGATCGACTATTTACCTTCCCTTGGATTAAATTTGATTCGTTTGATCAGGTATTGAATAACATGATTGCTTCTTATTTTGCAGGTGCTTTAATCATTCCGAAAGATAGCTTGATTAAAAAACTGAGTCATTTCTTTAGTTTAACCACTTGGCAACCTTTACAGTTACATAAGATTATAAAGAGTTATAATTGTTCTGATGAAACATTTTATCAGCGACTCACCAATATATTACCAGAACATTTCAATATAAAGAACTTATTCTTTTTACGTTTTACACACAAAGAAAATACACCGCATTTCCGACTAACCAAAGAAATGCACATTACGCAACAACAAACCCCTCATGCCAATAGAAATAATGAACATTATTGCAGAAGATGGATTTCTATTAATACTATACAGGAGTTAGAACAGTTTCCTTTTAAGAAATCTGCCTACGGAATTCAAATTTCTTCCTACCAGAATTCTAAGAATGAATATTTAGTACTTTCCGCGGCTACTTCAGATCCGTTTAAAGAGCATATCAATCGAAGTGTAAGTCTTGGTTTATTGTTATCTCCCCATTTAAAAAAGAAACTTACCTTTTTTAAGGAAGATACCTTTGAAAAAAAGACCGTTGGGGTTACCTGCGAAACTTGTGGCGTAGTAAATTGTAAAGAACGTGTCGCTGAGCCAAAAGTTTTGATGAGGCAAGAACGCAACGAAACAATTGAAAAAACTGTAGAAAGTATTATAAAATCGTATCAATAA